The Vidua chalybeata isolate OUT-0048 chromosome 24, bVidCha1 merged haplotype, whole genome shotgun sequence genome includes a window with the following:
- the CSF1 gene encoding macrophage colony-stimulating factor 1 isoform X1 gives MPRLGAKVCLLRCSLLLSLLLLLLRIHETEQNSYCQQIITERHLAELEELADTQMQHPGRVSFKFIDKMQLNDSICYVKAAFPLMGKILERTEFKENSSNARKMQMVRKMYNRIDENVDPCIREEDDEERMLSQMCFKEFTTSPYEMLVLVKDFFQDIKRLLQNQETFEKDCSRVYRRVCPGPRNAGSSPGVGTDPDCNCLSPALPSATQPSLSAATGRDMAPASTQVPSSLLHTTLADLETPSQPPSSTDGGSGTEEVLGAGLGDPALALAPGMKQTAPASSAEALQDPAGTLSLARGDIPVLRGDGELVEWDTGHLPQDPGQQWGGSILPDQPGGLRTTPPTASRSSTGGGARIRPAAAAEPVTQLRFSRMAPELRAPGSPRDRARAWGWGLSRLRGPEDGGGAGPSFDSGFVLGAEQRRKEPPAREGRQEPLIYITVASVVAVLLATGGLLFYKYKSRVLERSLEDGGCDPEEPERRALQGARECSELETQDL, from the exons ATGCCCCGCCTCGGAGCCAAG GTGTGCCTGCTCCGCTGCTCCCTGCTGttgtccctcctcctcctcctgctccgcATCCATGAGACGGAGCAGAACAGCTACTGCCAGCAGATCATCACAGAGAGGCACCTGGccgagctggaggagctg GCTGACACCCAGATGCAGCACCCGGGCAGGGTCTCCTTCAAGTTCATTGACAAGATGCAGTTG AATGACTCCATCTGCTATGTGAAAGCTGCCTTTCCCCTGATGGGCAAGATCCTGGAGAGAACGGAGTTCAAGGAGAACTCGTCCAACGCCCGGAAGATGCAGATGGTGCGCAAGATGTACAACCGCATCGATGAGAATGTGGACCCCTGCATcagggaggaggatgatgaggagAGAATG CTCTCACAGATGTGCTTCAAGGAGTTCACCACGTCCCCCTATGAGATGCTGGTGCTGGTGAAGGATTTCTTCCAGGACATCAAGCGTCTGCTGCAGAACCAGGAGACTTTTGAGAAGGATTGCAGCCGAGTGTACCGCAGGGTGTGCCCGGGACCCAGGAACGCTGGATCCTCACCAG GTGTGGGGACAGATCCTGACTGCAATtgcctgtcccctgccctcccttctGCCACCCAgccctccctctctgctgccactgGCAGGGACATGGCACCCGCTAGCACCCAAGTCCCCTCCAGCCTCCTCCATACCACCCTCGCTGACTTAGAGACCCCATCTCAGCCCCCCAGTAGCACGGACGGGGGCTCAGGGACCGAGGAGGTCCTGGGTGCCGGGCTAGGTGACCCAGCACTGGCGTTGGCCCCCGGGATGAAGCAgacagctccagccagcagtgCCGAAGCCCTCCAGGATCCGGCCGGGACGCTGAGCCTGGCCCGGGGTGACATCCCCGTCCTCCGTGGGGATGGAGAGCTGGTGGAGTGGGACACCGGCCACCTGCCGCAGGATCCAGGCCAGCAGTGGGGAGGCTCCATCCTCCCAGACCAGCCCGGCGGGCTCAGGACCACCCCTCCGACAGCATCGCGCAGCTCGACGGGCGGCGGAGCCAGGATCCGtcccgcggcggcggccgagccCGTCACGCAGCTCCGCTTCTCCAGGATGGCCCCAGAGCTGCGAGCCCcgggcagccccagggacagggcGAGggcgtggggctgggggctcagccGGCTGCGGGGCCCCGAGgatggcggcggggccgggcccagCTTTGACTCTGGCTTTGTTCTGGGCGCAGAGCAGCGCAGGAAGGAGCCGCCCGCCAGGGAGGGCCGCCAGGAGCCCCTCATCTACATTACGGTGGCCAGTGTGGTGGCCGTCCTGCTGGCCACGGGAGGGCTGCTCTTCTACAAGTATAAATCCAGG GTCCTGGAGCGGTCACTGGAGGATGGAGGCTGTGACCCCGAGGAGCCGGAGAGGAG GGCGCTGCAGGGAGCAAGGGAATGTTCAGAGCTGGAGACTCAGGATCTCTGA
- the CSF1 gene encoding macrophage colony-stimulating factor 1 isoform X2, translated as MPRLGAKVCLLRCSLLLSLLLLLLRIHETEQNSYCQQIITERHLAELEELADTQMQHPGRVSFKFIDKMQLNDSICYVKAAFPLMGKILERTEFKENSSNARKMQMVRKMYNRIDENVDPCIREEDDEERMLSQMCFKEFTTSPYEMLVLVKDFFQDIKRLLQNQETFEKDCSRVYRRVCPGPRNAGSSPEQRRKEPPAREGRQEPLIYITVASVVAVLLATGGLLFYKYKSRVLERSLEDGGCDPEEPERRALQGARECSELETQDL; from the exons ATGCCCCGCCTCGGAGCCAAG GTGTGCCTGCTCCGCTGCTCCCTGCTGttgtccctcctcctcctcctgctccgcATCCATGAGACGGAGCAGAACAGCTACTGCCAGCAGATCATCACAGAGAGGCACCTGGccgagctggaggagctg GCTGACACCCAGATGCAGCACCCGGGCAGGGTCTCCTTCAAGTTCATTGACAAGATGCAGTTG AATGACTCCATCTGCTATGTGAAAGCTGCCTTTCCCCTGATGGGCAAGATCCTGGAGAGAACGGAGTTCAAGGAGAACTCGTCCAACGCCCGGAAGATGCAGATGGTGCGCAAGATGTACAACCGCATCGATGAGAATGTGGACCCCTGCATcagggaggaggatgatgaggagAGAATG CTCTCACAGATGTGCTTCAAGGAGTTCACCACGTCCCCCTATGAGATGCTGGTGCTGGTGAAGGATTTCTTCCAGGACATCAAGCGTCTGCTGCAGAACCAGGAGACTTTTGAGAAGGATTGCAGCCGAGTGTACCGCAGGGTGTGCCCGGGACCCAGGAACGCTGGATCCTCACCAG AGCAGCGCAGGAAGGAGCCGCCCGCCAGGGAGGGCCGCCAGGAGCCCCTCATCTACATTACGGTGGCCAGTGTGGTGGCCGTCCTGCTGGCCACGGGAGGGCTGCTCTTCTACAAGTATAAATCCAGG GTCCTGGAGCGGTCACTGGAGGATGGAGGCTGTGACCCCGAGGAGCCGGAGAGGAG GGCGCTGCAGGGAGCAAGGGAATGTTCAGAGCTGGAGACTCAGGATCTCTGA
- the LOC128799651 gene encoding glutathione S-transferase 2 codes for MVVTLGYWDIRGLAHAIRLLLEYTETPYQERQYRPGPAPDYDPSDWTNEKEKLGLDFPNLPYLIDGPTKLTQSNAILRYIARKHNMCGETEEEKQRVDLLENQLMDLRMNFARLCYSPDFEKLKPAYLEQLPKKLQELSRFLGSRPWFAGQKLTFVDFLAYDVLDQQRMFVPECPELKGNLAQFLQRFEALDKVSAYMRSGRFMKTPIFWRVAKWCNTKE; via the exons ATGGTGGTCACACTGGGGTACTGGGACATCCGTGGG CTGGCCCACGCCATCCGCCTGCTGCTGGAGTACACGGAGACGCCCTACCAGGAGCGCCAGTACCGCCCTGGCCCAG cccctgacTATGACCCGAGCGACTGGACCAACGAGAAGGAGAAACTGGGGCTCGACTTCCCCAAC CTCCCGTACCTCATCGACGGCCCCACCAAGCTGACACAGAGCAACGCCATCCTGCGCTACATCGCCCGCAAGCACAACATGT GCGGTGAGACCGAGGAGGAGAAGCAGCGCGTGGACCTGCTGGAAAACCAGCTCATGGATTTGAGGATGAATTTCGCCCGGCTCTGCTACAGCCCCGACTTT GAGAAGCTGAAGCCGGCGtacctggagcagctgcccaagaagctgcaggagctgtcGCGGTTCCTGGGCTCCCGGCCCTGGTTTGCAGGGCAGAAG ctcacCTTCGTGGACTTCCTGGCCTACGACGTGCTGGACCAGCAGCGCATGTTCGTGCCTGAGTGTCCCGAGCTGAAGGGAAACCTGGCCCAGTTCCTGCAGCGCTTCGAG gcTCTGGACAAGGTCTCTGCCTACATGCGCTCGGGGCGCTTCATGAAAACCCCGATTTTCTGGCGCGTGGCCAAGTGGTGCAACACCAAGGAGTGA
- the EPS8L3 gene encoding epidermal growth factor receptor kinase substrate 8-like protein 3, whose amino-acid sequence MGDPFGRWSSSPSRSEYDDRTPLRHSNSFVRLTGKSIYNQCKDYGQTLLKLQNDFQHHVEHLLTMPLERELRSAEDCLGRLKDLEEQGRIWGQDVILEVKDQELVLSDVESKEELEAFPLGSVQGCSAGLDNAVLAVRVQERSPPRSSVLLFQCQRLGAETLRSSLEKVLRQRKEEQSNHYGHRYGGLSFPSPSRWPRSSPDSPPSPAPPYAAPERWAEPPEPDSYEPPQRGLSSDYRAPEPPQMPRSRAPAQTVSEAERDVEILNHVLGDLERFMGRLKTALSSASTKKKLKKPALPPKDAYTDFFQKVKYALNLLGRSHRSVTDPDPLELLHLIFSALSFVLGHCPSPGLAPAVQSPLLLPEALEFLEEGLGDDDYGVWKSLGLAWNKSRAEYPDSALVPAYIPVFSDGWLPPVMEQERRRGLQDTPPPASVSPAHLRHPSPSLPPAQAPATGWRDNPSQESPLPAQGLVRALYDFQARNSQELSVRKGDTLQVLDQQRKWWLVQDERGDRGHVPGNILEPLLEPGHSASPPTLQPSSSPAEVTAWLMDKGFSRITVRTLGVLRGHELLQMSPAELRGVCPEEWRRVLFKLSPIRTSLGIGPRD is encoded by the exons ATGGGGGACCCCTTCGGCCGCTGGAGCAGCAGCCCGTCCCG GAGTGAATATGACGACCGGACCCCGCTCCGACATTCCAACAGCTTCGTCCGCCTCACGGGGAAAAGCATCTACA ACCAGTGCAAGGACTACGGGCAGACCCTGCTCAAGCTCCAGAATGATTTCCAGCACCACGTTGAG CACCTGCTCACGATGCCCCTGGAGCGGGAGCTCCGCAGCGCCGAGGACTGCCTGGGGCGCCTGAAGGacctggaggagcaggggcGGATCTGGGGGCAGGATGTCATCCTGGAAGTCAAGGaccaggagctggtgctgagcGATGTGGAGAGCAAG gaggagctggaggcttTCCCGCTGGGAAGCGTGCAGGGATGCTCCGCCGGCCTGGACAACGCGGTGCTGGCCGTCCGCGTCCAGGAGAGGAGCCCGCCGAGGAGCAGCGTGCTGCTCTTCCAGTGCCAGCGCCTGGGG GCAGAGACGctgaggagcagcctggagaaggtgttgaggcagaggaaggaggagcagagcaacCACTACGGGCACAGGTATGGCGG gctctccttcccctccccatcccgcTGGCCCCGGAGCAGCCCGGACTCGCCAccgagcccggccccgccgtaCGCGGCCCCGGAGCGCTGGGCAGAGCCCCCCGAGCCCGACTCCTACGAGCCCCCCCAGCGTGGGCTCTCCTCGGACTACC GTGCGCCTGAGCCCCCGCAGATGCCACGGAGCCGAGCCCCCGCCCAGACCGTGTCCGAGGCGGAGCGAGATGTT GAGATCCTCAACCACGTCCTGGGCGACCTGGAGCGCTTCATGGGCCGGCTGAAGACGGCCCTGAGCTCGGCCAGCACGaagaagaagctgaagaagCCAG CGCTGCCCCCAAAGGATGCGTACACGGATTTCTTCCAGAAGGTGAAATACGCCCTCAATCTCCTG GGACGGAGCCACCGCTCCGTGACGGACCCCGACCCCCTCGAGCTGCTGCACCTCATCTTCTCAGCTCTGTCCTTC GTGCTGGgccactgccccagccccggcctGGCCCCGGCGGTGCAGAgcccgctgctgctgccggagGCGCTGGAGTTCCTCGAGGAGGGCCTGGGCGATGACGACTACGGCGTCTGGAAGAGCCTCGGCCTCGCCTGGAACAAGTCCAG GGCCGAGTACCCCGACAGCGCCCTGGTGCCCGCGTACATCCCGGTTTTTTCGGACGGGTGGCTGCCCCCCGTGATGGAGCAGGAGCGCCGCAGGGGCCTGCAGGACACCCCACcgcctgcctcagtttccccagctcACTTGCGGCACCCTTCCCCGTCCCTGCCCCCCGCACAGGCACCGGCCACCGGCTGGAGGGACAATCCCAGCCAAGA atcccccctccctgcccaggggcTGGTCCGAGCCCTATACGACTTCCAGGCTCGGAACTCGCAGGAGCTGAGCGTCAGGAAGGGGGACACGCTGCAG GTCTTGGACCAGCAGAGGAAGTGGTGGCTGGTGCAGGACGAGCGGGGGGACAGGGGGCACGTCCCCGGCAACATCCTGGAGCCCCTCCTGGAGCCGGGGCACAGCGCCAG TCCCcccaccctgcagcccagctcctcgCCGGCAGAGGTGACGGCCTGGCTGATGGACAAGGGCTTCTCGCGGAT cACGGTGCGGACTCTGGGGGTGCTGCGGGGCCACGAGCTGCTGCAGATGAGCCCGGCCGAGCTGCGAGGTGTCTGTCCCGAGGAGTGGCGGAGGGTCCTCTTCAAGCTGTCCCCCATCAGGACATCCCTGGGG ATCGGTCCCCGGGACTGA
- the LOC128799652 gene encoding glutathione S-transferase Mu 1-like: MAVLGYWDIRGLAHAIRLLLEYTETPYEDKLYSCGEAPDYDKSQWINEKEKLGLDFPNLPYFIDGPTKLTQSNAILRYIARKHNMCGETEEEILRVDMLENQIMDFRMSLVMVCYNPDFEKLKPGYLEQLPGKLKLFSNFLGDRKWFAGEKLTFVDFLMFDVLDQNRIFEPKCLEPFKNLKDFVERFGALEKVAAYLKSSRFQKMPINNKMAKWGNKKL; the protein is encoded by the exons ATGGCGGTGTTGGGGTACTGGGACATCCGCGGG CTCGCCCACGCCATCCGCCTGCTCCTGGAGTACACGGAGACACCCTATGAGGACAAGCTCTACAGCTGTGGGGAAG ctcccGACTACGATAAGAGCCAGTGGATCAACGAGAAGGAGAAGCTGGGCCTTGACTTCCCCAAC cTCCCGTACTTCATCGACGGCCCCACCAAGCTGACACAGAGCAACGCCATCCTGCGCTACATCGCCCGCAAGCACAACATGT GTGGTGAGACAGAGGAGGAGATCCTGCGTGTGGACATGCTGGAGAACCAGATCATGGATTTCCGCATGAGCCTCGTCATGGTCTGCTACAACCCTGACTTT GAGAAGCTCAAGCCGGGCTacctggagcagctcccggGGAAGCTGAAGCTGTTCTCCAACTTCTTGGGGGACAGAAAGTGGTTTGCAGGGGAGAAG cTGACCTTCGTGGACTTCCTCATGTTCGACGTGCTGGACCAGAACCGCATCTTCGAGCCCAAGTGCCTGGAGCCCTTCAAGAACCTCAAGGACTTCGTGGAGCGCTTTGGG GCTCTGGAGAAGGTGGCTGCCTACTTGAAGTCCAGCCGTTTCCAGAAGATGCCCATCAACAACAAGATGGCCAAGTGGGGCAACAAGAAGCTGTAG